A stretch of Aerococcus christensenii DNA encodes these proteins:
- the dnaI gene encoding primosomal protein DnaI, which translates to MRNIGQELEKKVRNPRVQSQLKEMKKEILSDSDVQAFLKSHQDQVDEAMIQRSLSKLYEFVQQKEALAKGENTKFLYFYPKLIMNVNYIDLQYVANDEFLAQEKERHRRKRVLLRDLPQDLREASLPKFDVSEFQRQEALTLALEFIEGVHPNSSLKGKGLYLYGPFGVGKSYLSAAIANQLAELGHTTMILHYPSFITQMKQAIKTNKVQERLTELKEAEVLVLDDIGAENNSSWARDEILGVLLQGRLSSGRPTFFTSNFSMEELGKHLAHNNQGDEEVVKAERIMERIHALSREVAMGGRNRRYGA; encoded by the coding sequence ATGAGAAATATTGGCCAAGAATTAGAAAAAAAAGTTAGAAATCCTCGCGTACAGTCTCAATTAAAAGAAATGAAAAAAGAAATTTTAAGTGATTCGGATGTGCAAGCTTTTTTGAAGAGCCACCAAGACCAGGTGGATGAAGCTATGATCCAGCGGTCGCTTTCTAAACTTTATGAATTTGTTCAACAAAAGGAAGCACTAGCAAAGGGCGAAAATACGAAGTTCCTGTACTTTTATCCAAAGTTGATAATGAACGTTAATTATATCGACTTACAGTATGTGGCCAATGATGAATTCTTAGCCCAAGAAAAAGAAAGACATCGGAGAAAACGGGTTCTTTTGAGGGACCTTCCTCAAGATTTAAGGGAAGCCAGCTTACCGAAGTTTGATGTAAGCGAATTCCAAAGACAAGAAGCGTTAACATTAGCCCTAGAATTTATAGAAGGCGTTCACCCTAATTCCTCGCTCAAAGGGAAAGGGCTATATCTATATGGCCCTTTTGGGGTAGGCAAGTCCTACCTGTCAGCAGCTATTGCTAATCAATTAGCAGAACTTGGACATACGACCATGATTCTCCACTATCCAAGTTTTATTACTCAGATGAAACAAGCCATTAAAACCAATAAAGTCCAAGAACGTTTGACAGAACTTAAAGAAGCAGAAGTTCTTGTGCTGGATGATATTGGGGCAGAGAACAATTCTTCCTGGGCGCGTGATGAAATCTTAGGCGTTCTCTTACAAGGGCGACTCAGTAGCGGACGTCCGACTTTCTTCACATCTAATTTCTCGATGGAAGAATTAGGAAAACATCTGGCCCATAATAATCAAGGGGACGAAGAAGTCGTTAAGGCAGAACGAATCATGGAACGGATACATGCTCTTAGTCGAGAAGTGGCTATGGGAGGACGCAACCGGCGTTACGGAGCTTAA
- the thrS gene encoding threonine--tRNA ligase produces MIKLTFPDGAVKEFEEGVTGRQVAKSISNSLAKRAVAIELNGHLKGFDEGIHEEGNVRIIDPKQADTAQEALDILRHSSAHLLAQALRRLHPNIKLGVGPAIENGFYYDTDNGEGFQVSEEELPEIEALMQKLVQEDFPIEGRVVTRQEAKEMFKNDPYKLEIIHDLSEDETLTVYSQGEFTDLCRGGHVPSTGYIKHFKLLSLAGAYWRGKSENPVMQRIYGTAYFNEKDLKEDIKRRQEAKERDHRKLGKELDLFMVDPEVGQGLPFWLPKGATVRRIIERYIIDKEVAAGYQHVYTPVMANVNLYKTSGHWEHYSDDMFPPMTFEDGESYVLRPMNCPHHIKVYQNHVHSYRELPIRIAELGMMHRYEKSGSLSGLQRVREMTLNDSHIFVRLDQIQEEFTRVLNLIREAYRDFNITDYRFRLSYRDPKDTHKYFDNDEMWEKAQAMLKGAMDDLGLDYFEAEGEAAFYGPKLDIQVRTALGNEETLSTIQLDFLLPERFNVTYVGEDGQNTHRPVMIHRGIVSTMERFMAYLIEEYKGAFPTWLAPVQAVLIPVSEEKHADYVYQIANTMKAKGFRVEVDDRNEKMGYKIREAQTQKVPYQLVFGDNEIANAQVTVRKYGSKATESLAMDDFLAILSHDVETKGRKDD; encoded by the coding sequence ATGATAAAATTAACTTTCCCAGATGGGGCAGTCAAAGAATTTGAAGAGGGCGTAACGGGACGCCAAGTGGCTAAATCCATCAGTAATTCCTTGGCCAAGCGGGCCGTTGCCATTGAATTAAATGGTCATTTAAAGGGATTCGATGAAGGAATTCATGAAGAAGGAAACGTTCGGATTATTGATCCTAAGCAAGCCGATACTGCGCAAGAAGCCCTAGATATTCTAAGACATTCCAGTGCACACCTTTTAGCGCAGGCTTTACGTCGCCTTCATCCTAACATTAAGTTAGGGGTAGGCCCAGCCATTGAAAACGGCTTTTATTATGACACCGATAATGGGGAAGGCTTCCAAGTCAGTGAAGAAGAACTTCCTGAAATTGAAGCCCTCATGCAAAAACTAGTGCAAGAAGACTTCCCAATTGAAGGACGGGTGGTCACTCGCCAAGAAGCCAAAGAAATGTTTAAAAATGATCCTTACAAATTGGAAATTATTCATGACCTCTCAGAAGATGAAACCCTCACGGTATACAGTCAAGGCGAATTTACAGACCTTTGCCGTGGCGGCCATGTGCCTTCTACAGGCTATATTAAACATTTCAAACTGCTCTCTCTTGCGGGCGCTTATTGGCGTGGAAAATCTGAAAACCCAGTGATGCAAAGAATTTACGGGACAGCTTACTTCAATGAAAAAGATTTGAAAGAAGATATTAAACGTCGCCAAGAAGCCAAAGAACGTGACCACCGCAAACTGGGCAAAGAGTTAGATCTCTTTATGGTAGATCCAGAAGTTGGACAAGGACTTCCTTTCTGGTTGCCAAAAGGGGCAACGGTTCGTCGCATCATTGAACGCTATATCATCGATAAAGAAGTAGCAGCTGGTTATCAACACGTTTACACGCCTGTTATGGCCAATGTGAACCTCTACAAGACCTCTGGCCACTGGGAACACTATTCAGACGACATGTTCCCACCAATGACCTTTGAAGATGGGGAATCCTATGTTCTTCGTCCAATGAACTGCCCTCACCACATCAAGGTTTACCAAAATCATGTTCATTCTTATCGCGAACTCCCTATTCGTATCGCAGAATTAGGGATGATGCACCGCTATGAAAAATCAGGTTCTCTCTCTGGTTTACAACGTGTCCGGGAAATGACCCTGAATGACTCCCATATCTTTGTACGTTTAGATCAAATTCAAGAAGAATTTACCCGCGTCTTAAACTTGATTCGTGAAGCTTATCGGGACTTCAATATTACCGATTATCGTTTTCGTTTAAGTTATAGAGACCCTAAAGATACCCATAAATACTTTGATAATGATGAAATGTGGGAAAAAGCGCAAGCCATGTTAAAGGGCGCTATGGATGATTTAGGCTTGGATTATTTTGAAGCAGAAGGAGAAGCTGCCTTCTATGGACCAAAACTCGATATTCAAGTGCGTACAGCCTTAGGCAACGAAGAAACCTTATCCACTATTCAATTAGACTTCCTCTTACCTGAACGGTTCAACGTCACCTATGTAGGAGAAGATGGTCAAAATACCCATCGCCCAGTGATGATTCACCGTGGCATTGTTTCAACCATGGAACGGTTTATGGCCTACTTGATTGAAGAATACAAGGGAGCCTTCCCAACTTGGTTAGCGCCTGTTCAAGCCGTGTTAATTCCAGTGAGTGAAGAAAAACACGCCGATTACGTTTACCAAATCGCTAATACCATGAAAGCAAAAGGCTTTAGAGTAGAAGTCGATGATCGCAATGAGAAGATGGGCTACAAGATTCGGGAAGCTCAAACACAAAAAGTCCCTTATCAATTAGTCTTTGGGGATAACGAAATAGCAAACGCCCAAGTCACTGTCCGCAAATATGGATCAAAAGCAACAGAAAGCTTGGCAATGGATGACTTCCTAGCTATCCTTTCTCATGATGTAGAAACAAAAGGTCGCAAGGACGATTAA
- a CDS encoding glycerate kinase type-2 family protein, whose amino-acid sequence MTFSDFQKQLVTQTITACLPDTAVKRALADLPEVSGRKLFIAIGKAAWRMAKAAVDYPGVTFDQGLVITKYGHCEGELANVTLLEAGHPIPDHNTLQATQAAMDLVSSLTSEDLVVVLLSGGGSALFEKPLVSFEELTQITNALLAKGADIVEINTIRKRLSAVKGGRFAECCAPAHVYNIILSDIIGDPIDMIASGPTYPDASTCKEAQAIVEKYQLSLSDQAQEALTHETPKQLDNVTTHLSGSVSELCTAAQAFLEENSFQVTLLTSSLACEAREAGKFMGAIGKNYAESTRPLAFLIGGETVVHVTGDGKGGRNQEIALAAAEVIDGLDSVHVLSFGSDGTDGPTDAAGGYSDGQTLTRLKEKGLQIHEVLQRNDAYHALKAIDQLIVTGPTGTNVNDLSLVLIIPKGTLL is encoded by the coding sequence ATGACTTTCTCTGATTTTCAAAAACAACTGGTCACTCAAACCATCACGGCTTGTCTACCAGATACAGCTGTTAAGCGAGCTTTAGCAGACTTACCTGAAGTTTCTGGGCGAAAATTATTTATTGCCATTGGCAAAGCCGCTTGGCGGATGGCAAAAGCGGCCGTTGACTATCCAGGTGTCACCTTTGATCAAGGGCTTGTGATTACCAAGTATGGACACTGTGAGGGGGAGTTAGCTAACGTCACCCTCTTAGAAGCTGGTCATCCTATTCCAGATCACAACACACTCCAAGCGACCCAAGCCGCTATGGACTTGGTCAGTTCTCTGACCTCAGAGGACTTAGTAGTCGTCTTACTATCTGGTGGGGGATCTGCTCTCTTTGAGAAGCCCTTGGTTTCTTTTGAAGAATTAACACAAATTACAAATGCTCTTCTGGCTAAAGGGGCTGACATCGTAGAAATTAACACCATTCGCAAACGTCTCTCCGCTGTCAAAGGTGGGAGGTTTGCGGAATGTTGTGCACCTGCCCACGTTTACAATATTATTTTAAGCGACATTATCGGGGATCCGATTGATATGATTGCCTCTGGTCCTACTTATCCTGATGCTTCCACTTGCAAAGAAGCGCAAGCGATCGTCGAAAAATATCAGTTGTCACTCTCTGACCAAGCCCAAGAAGCGCTCACTCATGAAACTCCTAAGCAATTAGATAACGTCACCACCCACCTCTCTGGAAGTGTGAGTGAATTATGCACCGCTGCCCAAGCTTTTCTTGAGGAAAACAGCTTCCAAGTGACCCTCCTCACCTCTTCTTTAGCATGTGAGGCTCGGGAAGCTGGGAAATTTATGGGAGCGATCGGTAAAAACTATGCAGAAAGTACACGCCCTCTTGCCTTTCTAATCGGTGGAGAAACTGTCGTACATGTCACAGGAGACGGCAAAGGCGGACGCAATCAGGAAATTGCTTTAGCGGCTGCGGAAGTGATTGATGGCTTGGACAGTGTTCATGTGCTCAGTTTTGGGAGTGATGGTACAGATGGCCCAACAGATGCCGCAGGCGGCTATTCTGACGGTCAAACTTTAACACGCTTAAAAGAAAAAGGACTCCAAATTCATGAAGTCCTTCAAAGAAATGATGCTTACCATGCCTTAAAGGCTATTGACCAACTCATAGTCACTGGCCCAACAGGCACCAATGTCAATGATCTTTCTTTAGTTCTGATTATTCCAAAAGGAACTCTTCTTTAA
- a CDS encoding GntP family permease yields MTGIPLVFVFILSIIAMILLISKWKVHPFLAIMLISAILGLLGGIPLISSVGEGGKKIMGLPEVIGAGFSSTFSSIGIVIIFGAMIGTFLEVTGAALKLADMVIKLVGPHRPELAIELMGWVVSIPVFCDSGFVVLNPIRKALVKRTGASSVAMTVCLSAGLYASHVFIPPTPGPIAAANTLGIGNQFLLVMLFGAICSIPALITSYFYAKHIGQKEQARDEADSDSIEKTYEELVAEYGQLPNGFMALAPIIVPILLMALSNIATLAHWKGLGAELCIFFGTPIMALAVGVVLGVYLVLQQKMVDKLYKMVDDTLKVSGPILFVTAAGSVLGKVIASTSLVSFITANANILQSIGILFPFVLSALLKTAQGSSTVALTTTAGIMAPLLPALGLASPISSVLVVMAIGAGAMTVSHANDSYFWVVTNFGQMTPNQGYRTQTVVTLIEGISSMALIFVLSLFLH; encoded by the coding sequence ATGACTGGTATACCTTTAGTATTTGTTTTTATCCTTTCTATCATCGCCATGATCCTCTTAATCAGTAAGTGGAAGGTCCATCCCTTTCTAGCTATTATGCTGATTTCAGCCATTCTCGGCTTACTGGGTGGCATTCCGCTCATCTCGAGTGTTGGCGAAGGTGGGAAGAAGATTATGGGCTTGCCTGAAGTTATCGGGGCGGGTTTCTCCTCCACCTTCTCAAGCATTGGGATCGTGATTATCTTTGGTGCGATGATTGGGACTTTCTTGGAAGTCACTGGTGCCGCCTTAAAATTAGCGGATATGGTGATTAAGTTAGTCGGCCCTCATCGTCCAGAGCTTGCTATTGAATTAATGGGTTGGGTAGTCTCCATTCCTGTTTTCTGTGATTCAGGTTTTGTTGTTTTAAACCCTATCCGTAAAGCCTTAGTGAAGCGGACAGGCGCTTCTTCTGTGGCAATGACGGTCTGCTTATCTGCCGGGCTCTATGCGTCGCACGTCTTTATTCCGCCTACACCAGGTCCTATCGCCGCTGCCAATACGCTCGGCATTGGTAATCAATTCTTATTAGTCATGCTTTTCGGAGCGATCTGCTCAATTCCTGCTCTTATTACTTCTTACTTCTATGCTAAGCACATCGGTCAAAAGGAACAGGCTCGCGATGAGGCGGATTCTGACTCTATTGAGAAGACCTATGAAGAACTCGTTGCAGAATATGGGCAATTGCCAAATGGCTTTATGGCTCTTGCGCCTATCATTGTTCCTATCTTACTCATGGCCCTCTCTAATATTGCCACTTTAGCTCACTGGAAGGGACTAGGTGCAGAACTCTGTATCTTCTTTGGAACACCTATTATGGCTTTAGCGGTTGGGGTTGTCCTCGGGGTCTATCTCGTCCTTCAACAAAAAATGGTCGATAAACTTTACAAAATGGTCGATGATACCTTAAAAGTATCCGGTCCTATTCTCTTTGTGACCGCTGCTGGTTCTGTTTTAGGGAAGGTGATTGCTTCTACAAGTCTCGTTTCCTTTATTACAGCAAATGCTAATATTCTACAATCGATTGGAATTCTCTTCCCGTTTGTTCTCTCGGCCTTACTCAAGACCGCTCAAGGATCTTCTACCGTTGCGCTGACCACAACTGCTGGGATTATGGCACCCCTTCTTCCAGCTCTCGGCCTTGCTTCGCCGATTTCAAGTGTGTTGGTCGTTATGGCGATCGGTGCTGGTGCCATGACCGTTTCTCACGCGAACGACTCTTACTTCTGGGTAGTGACAAACTTCGGGCAAATGACGCCTAACCAGGGTTACCGCACGCAAACTGTTGTCACACTCATCGAAGGGATCAGCTCAATGGCTTTGATCTTTGTCTTATCTTTATTCCTACATTAG
- a CDS encoding YSIRK-type signal peptide-containing protein (The YSIRK form of extended signal peptide directs nascent proteins to the cross-wall site, while signal peptides lacking YSIRK direct proteins instead to the cell pole. A large fraction of YSIRK proteins are surface proteins anchored by sortase-mediated processing of a C-terminal LPXTG motif.) → MKPSNESQPRYGIRKFTVGVDSAVIGSVLFLTPTVQATESLSHAPAVPVQVKDRSAGMEKEKPIQKKEDKAIPQGV, encoded by the coding sequence ATGAAACCATCTAACGAGAGCCAGCCGCGTTATGGGATTCGGAAGTTCACGGTCGGCGTCGATAGCGCAGTGATCGGGTCAGTCTTGTTCTTGACTCCCACAGTTCAAGCAACCGAGAGCCTAAGCCATGCTCCCGCCGTTCCTGTCCAAGTCAAGGACCGATCGGCTGGCATGGAGAAGGAGAAGCCAATTCAGAAGAAAGAAGACAAGGCAATTCCCCAAGGCGTGTAA
- the rpsP gene encoding 30S ribosomal protein S16 — MAVKLRLKRMGSKRNPFYRIVVADARSPRDGRIIEKIGTYNPTTDPAEVVLDEELALKWLGNGAQPTDTVRDILSRQGVMKKHHEAKYNK; from the coding sequence ATGGCAGTTAAACTTCGTTTAAAACGTATGGGTTCTAAACGTAACCCATTTTACCGTATTGTAGTAGCAGACGCACGTTCACCACGTGATGGTCGGATTATTGAAAAGATTGGGACTTATAACCCAACAACTGATCCTGCAGAAGTTGTTCTTGATGAAGAATTAGCTTTAAAATGGTTAGGAAATGGGGCACAACCTACAGATACTGTACGTGACATTCTTTCTCGCCAAGGCGTTATGAAAAAACATCACGAAGCAAAATATAATAAATAA
- a CDS encoding KH domain-containing protein, with protein sequence MPNTMPNIDLLLNELVEPLVSHPEAMEIRIKDGDEFLEYHVYLHPDDVGRVIGKHGRVANAIRTILYSVRVEGHRRIRLSFDRIED encoded by the coding sequence ATGCCTAATACGATGCCTAATATTGACCTTTTATTAAATGAGCTTGTTGAACCTCTTGTAAGTCATCCAGAAGCCATGGAAATTCGCATCAAAGACGGGGATGAATTCTTAGAATATCATGTCTACTTACATCCAGATGATGTCGGGCGAGTGATTGGTAAGCATGGACGAGTAGCGAATGCCATTCGTACGATTTTATATAGTGTGCGTGTTGAAGGTCATCGTCGTATTCGATTGAGTTTTGATCGGATAGAAGATTAA
- the rimM gene encoding ribosome maturation factor RimM (Essential for efficient processing of 16S rRNA), whose translation MAEVYYRVGKIVNTQGLRGEVRVLSVTDFPDERFKAGSRLAIFDEKSHQEDVVVKSHRLHKNFHLLKFEGMETIEAVEGFKGMTLMVSSQYREVNLSENEFFYDQIIGLPVYTLEGDLLGKVKSITSLGPNDVWTVQRHGEGKDILLPYIEQVVKQVDLQDQRIVIDLMEGLIDDED comes from the coding sequence ATGGCAGAAGTATATTATCGTGTAGGAAAAATTGTGAATACACAGGGTTTAAGAGGAGAAGTTCGTGTCCTTTCGGTGACAGATTTTCCAGATGAACGTTTTAAAGCGGGAAGTCGTTTAGCGATTTTTGATGAAAAGAGTCATCAAGAAGATGTGGTAGTAAAAAGCCATCGCCTGCATAAGAATTTTCATTTGCTGAAGTTTGAAGGAATGGAAACGATTGAGGCAGTGGAAGGCTTCAAGGGGATGACTTTGATGGTTTCTAGTCAATATCGGGAAGTGAATCTATCTGAAAATGAGTTTTTCTATGATCAAATTATTGGATTACCGGTATATACCTTAGAGGGGGATTTACTTGGTAAGGTGAAATCCATTACCTCTTTAGGGCCTAACGATGTGTGGACGGTTCAACGCCACGGAGAAGGAAAAGATATTCTCCTTCCTTATATTGAACAAGTTGTTAAGCAAGTGGATCTTCAAGACCAACGGATTGTTATTGACCTCATGGAAGGATTGATTGACGATGAAGATTGA
- the trmD gene encoding tRNA (guanosine(37)-N1)-methyltransferase TrmD, producing MKIEVLSLFPEMFKAPMNSSILGKAQEKGVLSVHVTDFREYSENKHGHVDDYPFGGGAGMLLQVGPIHRALEALDERLVDHQLPASEKPARVILMDPSGETFTQKKAEELAQEDQLIFICGHYEGYDERIRQYVTDEISVGDFILTGGELGAMVVIDATARLLDEAVGNEASIESESFTTGLLEYPQYTRPRDFMGMLVPDVLISGDHQKIADWKRKEALRRTYQRRPDLLVNRALTSEEEEWLEEFRQEEQSKGE from the coding sequence ATGAAGATTGAAGTATTAAGTCTATTTCCTGAAATGTTTAAGGCTCCTATGAATTCTTCCATCTTGGGAAAAGCCCAAGAAAAGGGCGTGTTGTCTGTGCATGTGACCGATTTTAGGGAGTATTCAGAGAATAAGCATGGGCATGTGGATGATTATCCCTTTGGTGGAGGAGCGGGGATGTTGCTTCAAGTGGGGCCTATTCATCGGGCGTTGGAAGCTTTGGATGAACGTTTAGTGGATCATCAATTACCTGCTTCAGAGAAGCCAGCGCGAGTGATTTTAATGGATCCGAGTGGGGAGACTTTTACGCAGAAAAAAGCAGAAGAACTCGCCCAAGAAGACCAACTGATTTTTATTTGTGGGCATTATGAAGGGTATGATGAGCGGATTCGCCAATATGTGACCGATGAAATTTCAGTGGGAGATTTTATTTTAACGGGTGGCGAGTTAGGCGCGATGGTAGTGATTGATGCGACGGCTCGCTTATTGGATGAAGCAGTTGGCAATGAAGCTTCGATTGAGAGTGAGTCTTTTACGACAGGACTTTTAGAATATCCGCAATATACACGCCCTAGGGACTTTATGGGGATGTTGGTTCCAGATGTCTTGATAAGCGGAGATCATCAAAAAATAGCAGATTGGAAGCGAAAAGAGGCGTTAAGAAGGACCTATCAACGACGTCCAGATCTTCTAGTGAATAGGGCTTTAACGTCAGAAGAAGAAGAATGGTTAGAAGAATTTCGCCAAGAAGAACAGTCAAAAGGTGAATAA
- a CDS encoding MptD family putative ECF transporter S component, which produces MNEKLTIRDLTHIGVFLVIYYVLIGLMSMTFVLLGMGATDPFLAWLCFGGAPFMTGVVAGPVVMLLMTKVQKAWGFFIFGMLSPLALWATGHTWIVPAISVFFVGLAEFILRKGHFKSLKAMTLAYACFNIWAMTPFFAVLWIQFMQTRMVEKMGKNLVMTIFTFPHMLGIVGVAFVGGLIGAFLGQKMIKKHFHKAGIV; this is translated from the coding sequence ATGAACGAAAAATTAACCATTAGAGATTTAACCCATATAGGGGTATTTTTAGTGATTTACTATGTGTTAATCGGATTGATGAGCATGACTTTCGTCTTGTTGGGAATGGGAGCGACGGATCCCTTTTTGGCATGGTTATGTTTTGGAGGTGCTCCCTTTATGACAGGAGTGGTGGCAGGCCCGGTGGTCATGCTCTTAATGACAAAAGTCCAGAAAGCTTGGGGCTTTTTTATCTTTGGCATGCTCTCACCTCTTGCCTTGTGGGCAACGGGGCACACTTGGATTGTCCCAGCTATTAGTGTCTTCTTTGTCGGCTTAGCTGAGTTTATTTTGCGGAAAGGACATTTCAAATCCTTAAAAGCGATGACTTTAGCCTATGCTTGCTTTAATATTTGGGCGATGACGCCATTCTTCGCGGTTTTATGGATTCAATTTATGCAGACGCGAATGGTTGAAAAAATGGGCAAGAATTTGGTCATGACTATCTTTACTTTCCCTCATATGTTAGGAATTGTAGGCGTAGCTTTTGTAGGAGGGCTGATTGGGGCTTTCTTAGGTCAAAAAATGATTAAGAAACATTTCCATAAAGCTGGGATTGTCTGA
- a CDS encoding energy-coupling factor transporter transmembrane component T: MRSQYVITASYFHPLTKILSTLFLGFTPLYKLEAGYTWGMVGLLALAFYLEGEKRESLRAGVTFGVISFGGNLLLERGPSFLLPLTSFLLIVQVLYLPLLSAKWMVETTDVGSLLAALDQIRVPKEMSLPLAVVFRFFPTFKEEEKNIRRAMKVRGLTMKHPLQYMEALTVPLLVEASHLADDLAKSAETKGIANPSPKTHYVEVHWKKRDSAYLIGMVAMMLGGA; encoded by the coding sequence ATGCGAAGTCAATATGTCATCACGGCTAGTTATTTTCATCCTTTGACTAAAATCCTCAGCACTCTCTTTTTAGGCTTTACCCCCTTATATAAGTTAGAAGCGGGGTATACTTGGGGAATGGTGGGGCTTTTAGCCTTAGCTTTCTATTTGGAGGGAGAAAAGCGAGAAAGTCTAAGAGCAGGGGTTACTTTTGGGGTGATTTCTTTTGGCGGAAATCTTTTGTTAGAACGTGGTCCCAGCTTTTTGTTGCCCTTGACTTCGTTTTTACTGATTGTTCAGGTGTTGTATCTGCCACTCTTGTCGGCTAAGTGGATGGTCGAAACGACGGATGTGGGAAGTTTATTGGCCGCTTTGGATCAGATCAGGGTGCCCAAGGAGATGAGTCTACCCTTGGCTGTTGTTTTTCGATTCTTTCCTACTTTTAAGGAAGAAGAGAAAAATATTCGAAGGGCGATGAAGGTGAGAGGGTTGACGATGAAGCATCCCTTGCAATATATGGAGGCACTGACGGTTCCTTTATTAGTAGAGGCTTCGCATTTGGCCGATGATCTTGCCAAAAGTGCGGAAACTAAGGGAATTGCGAACCCTTCACCTAAAACGCACTATGTAGAAGTCCATTGGAAGAAGAGAGATAGTGCTTACTTAATTGGAATGGTAGCTATGATGTTAGGAGGTGCCTAG
- a CDS encoding ABC transporter ATP-binding protein, whose translation MIELQDVRLSYGDQEVLSQIDLQVHPGECVLLTGKSGSGKSSLLEVINGLAVRYDQGKCRGLVQIGGVSTEHLELYQLSQWVATVFQNPKTSFFNVNTTLELVSFLENMGIPREEMERRLEDLLTHMPIGHLLNRNIFALSGGERQLLALAATYISGVKRLVLDEPSSNLDAAAIDRLGEMLAILKEKGVSLLLAEHRLYYALSIVDRVLILEKGRIVREASREDFKQWNREQCNQFGLRKLERLSLEDKPLSESGEWLIEELTLHFSKKRGLKICKLPLKEGQIYGVVGPNGIGKSTFLRAFVGLEKGMTLSYQGRKLSARQRRKLSSWVMQDVNHQLFSDQVFREMFLGNGSLEEERVLAVADQLELSPFLDRHPLSLSGGQKQRLAIASALLSSKPLVFLDEPTSGMDAYHMRKISEALQQEKRNKDLIIVVSHDVEFLNRTVDQILDLSQYVV comes from the coding sequence GTGATTGAATTACAGGATGTTCGCCTTTCTTATGGCGATCAGGAAGTTCTTAGTCAAATTGATCTTCAAGTTCATCCGGGGGAATGTGTGCTCTTAACTGGGAAAAGTGGCTCTGGAAAGTCTAGCTTGTTAGAGGTAATCAATGGGCTAGCTGTGCGCTATGACCAAGGGAAATGCCGAGGCCTTGTGCAGATTGGAGGAGTTTCGACGGAGCATTTAGAACTTTATCAGCTGTCTCAGTGGGTGGCAACGGTCTTTCAAAATCCGAAGACGTCTTTTTTTAATGTGAATACCACTTTAGAATTGGTGTCTTTTTTGGAGAATATGGGAATTCCGCGTGAAGAGATGGAGCGCCGCTTAGAAGATTTACTTACTCATATGCCTATTGGCCACTTATTGAATCGAAATATTTTTGCTTTATCAGGCGGGGAGCGGCAATTGCTAGCTTTGGCTGCGACTTATATTTCAGGTGTGAAACGGTTAGTTTTGGATGAGCCTTCGTCTAATCTTGATGCTGCAGCCATCGATCGTCTGGGAGAAATGCTGGCCATTTTGAAAGAAAAAGGCGTGAGCTTATTACTGGCAGAGCATCGCCTCTACTATGCTTTGTCTATAGTGGATCGAGTCCTTATTTTGGAAAAAGGACGGATAGTGAGAGAAGCGAGCAGAGAAGATTTTAAGCAGTGGAATAGAGAACAATGTAATCAATTTGGACTTAGAAAGTTAGAGCGATTATCTTTAGAGGATAAACCTTTAAGCGAATCGGGAGAGTGGTTGATTGAAGAATTGACGCTTCATTTTTCCAAAAAAAGGGGCTTAAAAATTTGCAAGCTTCCTCTCAAAGAGGGGCAAATTTATGGCGTAGTGGGGCCAAATGGCATAGGAAAGTCTACCTTCCTTCGGGCGTTCGTGGGCTTAGAAAAGGGAATGACGCTTTCTTATCAGGGACGTAAGCTATCTGCGCGCCAAAGGAGAAAATTATCAAGTTGGGTGATGCAGGATGTGAATCACCAACTCTTTAGTGATCAAGTCTTTCGAGAAATGTTTTTAGGAAATGGTTCTTTAGAGGAAGAAAGGGTTTTGGCTGTGGCCGATCAACTCGAATTAAGTCCTTTTTTAGATCGCCACCCTTTGAGTTTGTCGGGAGGTCAAAAGCAGCGTTTAGCGATAGCTTCTGCTTTATTAAGTTCCAAACCTTTAGTCTTTTTGGATGAGCCGACAAGCGGCATGGATGCTTACCATATGCGAAAAATTTCTGAAGCTTTACAGCAAGAAAAAAGAAACAAAGACCTTATTATTGTGGTTTCGCATGATGTGGAATTCTTGAATCGAACGGTAGATCAAATCCTTGACCTGAGTCAGTATGTGGTTTAA